The window TTTTTTTCATCTAAAGATAATTCAAGGTTATTATCTATTTCTATCATGGTATCAATTTTTTCAATCAATTCGTTTAACTCATAGTTATCAAAGTGTAAAGTCTTTTTAATATCTATATCTATATATTTATCTAATCCTATCTTTTTGAGATTATACTCTTTAGTCAAAGAAATATAATTTCTCCTAGGAAAGTTTTTAAATTTTTCTATCTCTCCTACTATAACTCTAAAATGCTTATTTATATTCGGTTCTATAATTTCTATTTCTTCATTTATTATAGTAAATGTCAAAATTACTGTTGAAAATACTATTCCTAAAGCTATACCATATGATGGTATTATACAATTTTCTATTATATTCATACAGTTTATTTTTTTTTTTAAAATTATAGAATAAATTATGTTTATAATAAATAAAATTCCTAAAATAACAAGTACTATTGCACACATTAAACCAAATAATATTGTTATCCTTAAAAATTTCTCCATTATTAATCCATTTTTAATTCCATGTATCATCATTATAAGAAGATGTATATATTTTATATTTATCAAAAAATCTACTATTTCAACCATAAAATCCTCCTTATTAATTGAATTTTTAGGAGTTTTACTATATAATGTAATTGCTAGGTACTTATATAGTGCTCCTCCATAATAATACTTTATTGTGGGGGGCTTTTTTTATTTAATTTCTACTTTTCTTATTTTTATTACTTTATCATCACTTATAGAAATTTCAATATTATCCCCCTCTTTGAGTTCTAAATCTTCCCAAAAATTTTTAGGAATTAAAACTCTCCAATGTTGATTATTGACACCTCCTTTACTTAATTTAAACTTTTTAATTACCTTATCATTCAAATAAATACCTCCTTTCTATAACGTACGTTTTGTACGTTATAATTTATCATAACACATTTAATTATTTAAGTCAATCTTTTTATCAATAATTATACTTTTTGATAAAAAAATAATAATACGATTTTATTAGAGTAAGCAGCCGTCTTTTTTTGAAAAAACTTTATCAAAATTATTATTTTTTCTTCTATATATTTTGATTGATTTTTACTTATTTTTAT of the Fusobacterium necrogenes genome contains:
- a CDS encoding ubiquitin family protein; translated protein: MNDKVIKKFKLSKGGVNNQHWRVLIPKNFWEDLELKEGDNIEISISDDKVIKIRKVEIK